Proteins encoded in a region of the Populus nigra chromosome 3, ddPopNigr1.1, whole genome shotgun sequence genome:
- the LOC133687790 gene encoding ABC transporter I family member 20 translates to MGDMEHQEPTIDINGLRFTYPGIDGHPPPGSKPLIDEFSLTLNSGDRCLLVGSNGAGKTTILKILGGKHMVEPQMVRVLGRSAFHDTALTSSGHLSYLGGEWRREVAFAGFEVPIQMDISAEKMIFGVAGIDPQRRAELIKVLDIDLSWRMHKVSDGQRRRVQICMGLLRPFKVLLLDEITVDLDVLARADLLKFLRKECEERGATIIYATHIFDGLEEWPTHILYVAHGKLQFALPMTKIKETSNLSLMRTVESWLRKERDEERKRRQERKAGGLPEYEKQVEGSRVTGDPARVGARVMNNGWAAGRLHSTIAGEENFFLSSNRVLR, encoded by the exons ATGGGCGATATGGAGCATCAAGAACCAACAATAGATATCAACGGCCTGAGATTCACGTACCCAGGAATCGACGGTCACCCACCGCCTGGGTCCAAACCGTTGATCGATGAGTTCTCTCTCACCCTCAATTCTGGTGATCGATGCCTTCTTGTTGGATCCAACGGCGCTG GGAAAACTACAATTCTGAAGATACTAGGAGGAAAACACATGGTGGAACCCCAAATGGTTCGTGTTTTAGGAAGGTCTGCTTTTCACGACACTGCTTTAACTTCTTCTGGTCATCTTTCTTATCTTGGAGGAGAG TGGAGGCGAGAAGTTGCTTTTGCTGGTTTTGAGGTTCCGATACAAATGGATATTTCTGCGGAGAAGATGATATTTGGGGTGGCAGGTATTGATCCTCAAAGAAGAGCTGAGCTAATCAAG GTATTGGACATTGATCTGTCATGGAGGATGCACAAGGTTTCTGATGGCCAGAGAAGGCGAGTGCAAATTTGCATGGGTCTCCTGAGGCCATTCAAG GTTCTTCTTCTTGATGAGATAACGGTTGACCTCGATGTGCTAGCAAGGGCTGACCTTCTGAAGTTTCTAAGAAAGGAATGTGAAGAGCGAGGCGCTACAATTATCTATGCAACACATATATTTGATGGTTTGGAGGAGTGGCCAACGCATATT TTGTATGTTGCTCATGGGAAGTTGCAATTCGCATTGccaatgaccaaaataaaagagactAGTAATTTGTCACTAATG AGAACAGTGGAGAGCTGGCTGAGGAAGGAAAGAGATGAGGAGAGGAAAAGAAGACAAGAGAGAAAGGCAGGAGGTCTTCCAGAATATGAAAAGCAGGTTGAGGGAAGTCGAGTGACTGGTGATCCAGCTCGTGTTGGTGCTCGTGTTATGAACAATGGTTGGGCTGCAGGAAGGCTGCACTCCACCATTGCGGGTGAAGAGAACTTCTTCTTGAGCTCAAACAGGGTTTTGAGATAG